In a single window of the Deinococcus aetherius genome:
- a CDS encoding MFS transporter, with translation MTEVPLTPSPPLLARRAEVARHALGVVFLTNGVMFATWAVNIPGVRDHLRLSDAQLGGALLAVGLGSLATMPLTGGWTARYGSHRVTQVSTVVCLLALALPFLAPNLPLLVLGLAVLGAANGAMDVSMNAQGVTVERSLGRAVMSRFHAFFSLGSVLGALLGTLLIGRVPTLGHALGVVAVTTVVGFLASRLLLPDRAAGPVQSSSEVPAPPARRFPRPASAVLLLGALCFLGMLSEGANYDWAALYFRDVLETTGGSAGIGYTAFVAAMTLGRWFGDRARSRLGDERTVRGGALLTALGLGLALLVREPLPAAVGFALSGLGLSNVVPVMYGAAGHALAGRGIAQVATIGYAGFLLGPPVIGFVAEHVGLPAALGIALAGAALVALLGGRAFALVRRQAPG, from the coding sequence ATGACCGAAGTGCCCCTCACGCCCAGTCCTCCGCTCCTCGCCCGACGTGCCGAGGTGGCCCGGCACGCGCTGGGGGTCGTCTTCCTGACTAACGGGGTGATGTTCGCCACCTGGGCGGTGAACATCCCCGGGGTGCGCGATCACCTGCGGCTGAGCGACGCGCAGCTCGGGGGAGCGCTGCTGGCGGTGGGCCTGGGCAGCCTGGCGACCATGCCGCTCACGGGAGGCTGGACGGCTCGCTACGGCAGCCACCGGGTCACCCAGGTGTCCACGGTAGTGTGTCTGCTCGCGCTCGCGCTGCCCTTCCTCGCCCCGAACCTGCCGCTGCTCGTGCTCGGCCTGGCGGTGCTGGGGGCGGCGAACGGCGCAATGGACGTGTCCATGAACGCGCAGGGCGTGACGGTCGAGCGCTCGCTGGGCCGGGCAGTCATGAGCCGCTTTCACGCCTTCTTCAGCCTGGGCAGCGTGCTGGGCGCGCTCCTGGGCACCCTGCTGATCGGCCGGGTGCCCACGCTTGGTCACGCCCTCGGGGTCGTGGCCGTGACCACGGTGGTGGGCTTCCTCGCGAGCCGCCTGCTGCTGCCCGACCGCGCGGCGGGCCCAGTGCAAAGTAGTTCTGAAGTCCCGGCTCCCCCTGCCCGTCGTTTTCCCCGCCCCGCTTCGGCCGTGCTGCTCCTCGGCGCCCTGTGTTTCCTGGGAATGCTCTCCGAGGGCGCGAACTACGACTGGGCTGCCCTGTACTTCCGCGACGTGCTGGAGACGACGGGCGGGAGCGCGGGAATCGGGTACACGGCCTTTGTCGCGGCCATGACGCTCGGGCGCTGGTTCGGCGACCGGGCGCGCAGCCGCCTCGGGGACGAGCGGACCGTGCGGGGCGGCGCCCTGCTCACGGCCCTGGGGCTGGGGCTCGCCCTACTCGTGCGCGAACCGCTGCCCGCCGCCGTGGGCTTCGCGCTCTCGGGGCTGGGCCTGAGCAACGTGGTGCCGGTCATGTATGGCGCGGCGGGTCACGCCCTCGCGGGCCGGGGCATCGCGCAGGTGGCGACCATCGGGTACGCGGGGTTCCTGCTCGGCCCACCCGTCATCGGGTTCGTCGCCGAACACGTCGGGCTGCCCGCCGCCCTGGGTATTGCCCTCGCCGGGGCGGCCCTGGTCGCCCTCCTGGGAGGACGGGCGTTCGCGCTGGTGCGGCGTCAGGCCCCGGGTTGA
- a CDS encoding substrate-binding domain-containing protein gives MPPAKPSPGRRVTLRDVAARLGVSLATVSNAYNRPDQLSPELRERVLGAARELGYGGPDPLARSLRRGRTNVIGVVYDAPLEYAFADPAAALFLGAVAHTLQERGLSLLLLASPHGTRPVQTASVDGFVVYCAAGGGELLGAVLGRGLPTVLMDQAPQPGTSRVGIDDAGGAREAARHLTGLGHRHLGVLSLELSPERRGGPVPPEREAHVVYETTATRLWAYREAAGGAGARLFVSEAAQNTPDQGERLARDLLAAHPEVTGLLCMSDVLAQGGLRAAQALGRRVPEDLSLVGFDDLPSSAALNLSTVWQPTTGKGARVGEAILALLDGDGPEDVTLPTRLVVRGTTAGVLEGAGSGER, from the coding sequence ATGCCCCCCGCCAAGCCGTCCCCGGGCCGCCGCGTCACCCTGAGAGACGTGGCGGCCCGTCTGGGGGTCTCGCTCGCCACGGTGAGCAACGCGTACAACCGCCCGGACCAGCTCTCGCCGGAACTGCGCGAGCGGGTGCTGGGGGCTGCGCGCGAGTTAGGGTACGGGGGCCCCGATCCCCTCGCGCGCAGCCTGCGGCGGGGGCGGACGAACGTGATCGGGGTGGTCTACGACGCGCCGCTGGAATACGCCTTCGCGGACCCCGCCGCCGCCCTCTTCCTGGGGGCAGTCGCGCACACCCTTCAGGAACGGGGGCTGAGCCTCCTGCTGCTGGCGAGTCCACACGGCACTCGGCCCGTGCAGACGGCCAGCGTGGACGGGTTCGTCGTGTACTGCGCTGCCGGGGGGGGTGAGCTGCTGGGAGCGGTGCTAGGCCGGGGCCTTCCCACCGTCCTCATGGACCAGGCGCCGCAGCCGGGCACTTCACGGGTGGGCATCGACGACGCCGGGGGGGCGCGGGAGGCTGCGCGACACCTGACCGGGCTGGGCCACCGTCACCTGGGGGTGCTCAGCCTCGAACTCTCGCCGGAGCGGCGGGGAGGGCCGGTGCCCCCGGAGCGCGAGGCCCACGTCGTTTACGAGACGACCGCTACCCGCCTGTGGGCTTACCGCGAGGCGGCCGGGGGGGCGGGCGCGCGGCTGTTCGTCAGCGAGGCTGCCCAGAACACGCCCGACCAGGGAGAGCGGCTGGCCCGCGATCTGCTCGCTGCCCATCCGGAGGTGACCGGGCTGCTGTGCATGAGCGACGTGCTCGCGCAGGGGGGGCTGCGGGCGGCCCAGGCCCTCGGGCGCCGGGTGCCGGAGGACCTCAGCCTCGTCGGGTTCGACGACCTCCCCAGCAGCGCGGCCCTGAACCTGAGCACCGTCTGGCAGCCCACGACCGGGAAGGGTGCGCGGGTGGGAGAGGCCATCCTCGCCCTGCTGGACGGAGATGGCCCCGAGGACGTGACCCTGCCCACCCGCCTGGTCGTGCGGGGAACGACGGCGGGGGTGCTGGAGGGCGCCGGGTCCGGGGAACGCTGA
- a CDS encoding M20/M25/M40 family metallo-hydrolase yields the protein MTSPHPAHSDLTAHVERGLSDLRDLVALPSVSAQGRSLPETADFVTRLLEAEGFTVHAYPGEVAPVLVAEGGEGPTTLLIYNHYDVQPEDPVELWESPPFILTERDGRLYGRGASDDKGEIASRLAAVRAVRERHGGTLPLRVRWLIEGEEEVGSPSLERFVAEHAEELRADGCWWEFGGIDPDGRPVLSLGLKGVMCVELRCRVAASDLHSSLGAVIDNPLYRLARAVASLRDDEGRVTIPGFYDDVREASEADRTAIARIPGDGQAVRDTYGVTRPLATGPAYHERLNLSPVVNVNGWGGGYEGEGSKTVLPAHGFVKLDFRLVPDQDPARVLSLLRAHLDAQGLTDVEIVELEAHQKPARADAGHPFVQACIAAAREAHGAEPVVQPSSGGSGPMHPFQEALGVVCVAAGIGNVGGRVHAPNENIVREHFEKGVAFGVALLERLARGSSS from the coding sequence ATGACCTCACCCCACCCCGCCCACTCCGACCTCACAGCCCACGTCGAGCGCGGCCTCTCGGACCTGCGCGACCTCGTGGCCCTTCCCAGCGTGTCCGCGCAGGGGCGGAGCCTGCCCGAGACGGCGGATTTCGTGACCCGGCTGCTGGAGGCGGAGGGCTTTACCGTCCACGCGTACCCCGGCGAGGTCGCCCCCGTGCTCGTCGCGGAGGGGGGCGAGGGGCCGACGACCCTGCTGATCTACAACCACTACGACGTGCAGCCGGAGGACCCCGTCGAGCTGTGGGAGAGCCCGCCCTTCATCCTGACCGAGCGGGACGGGCGACTGTACGGGCGCGGCGCCTCCGACGACAAGGGCGAGATCGCCTCCCGCCTCGCCGCCGTGCGGGCGGTGCGCGAGCGGCACGGCGGCACCCTGCCCCTGCGTGTCCGCTGGCTGATCGAGGGAGAGGAGGAGGTCGGCAGTCCCAGCCTGGAACGCTTCGTCGCCGAGCACGCCGAGGAGCTGCGCGCCGACGGCTGCTGGTGGGAGTTCGGCGGGATCGACCCCGACGGGCGCCCAGTCCTCTCCCTCGGCCTCAAGGGCGTGATGTGCGTGGAGCTGCGCTGCCGGGTGGCGGCCTCCGACCTGCACAGCAGCCTGGGGGCGGTGATCGACAATCCCCTCTACCGCCTCGCCCGGGCGGTCGCCTCCCTGCGCGACGACGAGGGGCGCGTCACCATTCCCGGCTTTTACGATGATGTACGCGAGGCGTCGGAGGCGGACCGGACAGCCATCGCCCGCATTCCTGGGGACGGGCAGGCGGTGCGGGACACCTACGGCGTGACCCGCCCGCTCGCCACCGGCCCGGCCTACCACGAGCGGCTCAACCTGTCCCCGGTCGTCAACGTCAACGGCTGGGGCGGTGGGTACGAGGGGGAGGGCAGCAAGACGGTCCTGCCCGCCCACGGCTTCGTCAAGCTCGACTTCCGGCTGGTGCCCGATCAGGACCCGGCGCGGGTGCTGTCCCTCCTGCGGGCGCACCTGGACGCGCAGGGTCTGACCGACGTGGAGATCGTCGAGCTGGAGGCCCACCAGAAGCCCGCGCGGGCAGATGCCGGGCATCCCTTCGTGCAGGCCTGCATCGCCGCCGCGCGGGAGGCGCACGGGGCCGAGCCGGTCGTGCAGCCCTCCAGCGGGGGCAGCGGGCCGATGCATCCCTTTCAGGAGGCGCTCGGTGTGGTCTGCGTGGCGGCGGGGATCGGGAATGTCGGGGGTCGGGTTCACGCGCCGAACGAGAACATCGTGCGGGAGCACTTCGAGAAGGGGGTGGCGTTCGGGGTGGCGCTGCTGGAGCGGTTGGCTCGGGGAAGTTCGTCCTGA